One segment of Anopheles stephensi strain Indian chromosome 3, UCI_ANSTEP_V1.0, whole genome shotgun sequence DNA contains the following:
- the LOC118509010 gene encoding zinc finger protein chinmo isoform X2, translated as MDQQQYCLKWSNYSSNLAAAFSNLFDSATLTDVTLVCGGTVFNAHKVILAACSKNFADLFERAPVGTGQICVMLEATSADNMHALLEFMYKGEVHVSQKALESFLKAAENLQVKGLTTEHGRFASANASQPSQSPFHGPPNDLPSPAIRRQQRNSLSSSMESINRAVKRETDSIIASSAGGGGGAGGNGSSHGSGAGGAGTGNVSSGADRGSSGAPDRTGRGSDRGDGGGGGGGGGGGGGGGGGSTPASSFSPYLQPSSYLQGSYENRKRSLRSPFYEHQEATRDSVLRDGKASAGNGSPVSGSKNYRPSSSGSSATPTEADTIHTDRDSPQQSNRYENHSPSTTHHGHGNGPVSSNTMDREDRNDHNGSVDHKVKHESREGNEAGAEDLRVKMEMRPIQSPLRSSAPSTPTTPLGFINVKGGLEAAIPSVDMLGMISTPRESVTTADGKKLQCPLCDRQYGYETNLRAHIRQRHQGIRVPCPYCSRTFTRNNTVRRHIAREHKQQTQFMPSQLHS; from the exons GGACCGTATTTAATGCACACAAGGTCATACTGGCGGCATGTTCGAAAAACTTCGCCGATCTGTTCGAACGGGCTCCGGTTGGCACGGGACAGATATGCGTGATGTTGGAGGCAACCTCGGCCGACAACATGCACGCACTGCTCGAGTTTATGTACAAGGGCGAAGTACACGTGTCACAGAAAGCGCTGGAAAGTTTTCTGAAAGCGGCTGAGAACTTGCAG GTCAAAGGACTCACCACAGAGCACGGACGCTTTGCGAGCGCCAATGCCAGCCAACCGTCACAGTCACCGTTTCACGGGCCACCGAACGATCTGCCATCACCTGCCATTCGCCGCCAGCAGCGCAACAGCCTCTCGTCCTCGATGGAATCGATCAACCGGGCGGTAAAGCGGGAAACCGACAGTATAATCGCAAGCAGTGCAggaggtggcggtggtgcGGGTGGCAATGGATCCAGCCACGGTAGCGGCGCCGGTGGTGCTGGCACGGGCAATGTAAGTAGCGGTGCGGACCGAGGCAGCAGCGGCGCCCCGGACCGCACTGGTCGTGGAAGTGATCGAGGTgatggcggcggtggtggtggtggtggagggggaggtggtggtggcggcggtggcagtACCCCGGCGTCCAGTTTCTCCCCGTACCTGCAACCGTCGTCCTATCTGCAAGGATCCTACGAGAACCGCAAACGATCGCTACGATCACCGTTCTACGAGCATCAGGAAGCGACGCGGGACAGTGTGCTGCGGGATGGGAAAGCGAGCGCAGGCAACGGCAGTCCGGTAAGTGGCAGCAAAAACTATCGACCGTCCAGCAGTGGTTCTTCGGCGACACCAACGGAAGCAGACACCATACACACGGATCGGGATTCACCGCAACAGTCCAA CCGGTATGAAAATCACAGTCCCAGCACAACCCACCATGGCCACGGTAACGGACCGGTATCGTCAAACACAATGGATCGAGAGGATCGGAACGATCACAACGGCTCGGTGGATCACAAAGTGAAACACGAAAGTCGGGAAGGCAATGAG GCTGGTGCGGAAGATTTGCGCGTCAAAATGGAAATGCGACCCATCCAATCGCCGCTCAGGTCATCGGCACCGTCCACCCCAACCACACCGTTAGGCTTCATCAATGTGAAGGGTGGTTTGGAGGCGGCGATACCGTCAGTGGATATGTTGGGCATGATCAGCACACCGCGGGAAAGCGTAACGACGGCGGACG GCAAAAAGCTGCAGTGTCCACTGTGCGATCGGCAGTACGGCTACGAAACGAATCTGCGGGCGCACATACGCCAGCGGCATCAGGGAATACGTGTGCCATGTCCGTACTGCAGCCGAACGTTTACCCGCAACAACACCGTCAGAAGGCACATCGCCCGGGAGCACAAACAGCAAACGCAGTTTATGCCCAGCCAGCTGCACAGCTAA
- the LOC118509010 gene encoding zinc finger protein chinmo isoform X1 — MDQQQYCLKWSNYSSNLAAAFSNLFDSATLTDVTLVCGGTVFNAHKVILAACSKNFADLFERAPVGTGQICVMLEATSADNMHALLEFMYKGEVHVSQKALESFLKAAENLQVKGLTTEHGRFASANASQPSQSPFHGPPNDLPSPAIRRQQRNSLSSSMESINRAVKRETDSIIASSAGGGGGAGGNGSSHGSGAGGAGTGNVSSGADRGSSGAPDRTGRGSDRGDGGGGGGGGGGGGGGGGGSTPASSFSPYLQPSSYLQGSYENRKRSLRSPFYEHQEATRDSVLRDGKASAGNGSPVSGSKNYRPSSSGSSATPTEADTIHTDRDSPQQSNRYENHSPSTTHHGHGNGPVSSNTMDREDRNDHNGSVDHKVKHESREGNEAGAEDLRVKMEMRPIQSPLRSSAPSTPTTPLGFINVKGGLEAAIPSVDMLGMISTPRESVTTADGLLCVPGKKLQCPLCDRQYGYETNLRAHIRQRHQGIRVPCPYCSRTFTRNNTVRRHIAREHKQQTQFMPSQLHS, encoded by the exons GGACCGTATTTAATGCACACAAGGTCATACTGGCGGCATGTTCGAAAAACTTCGCCGATCTGTTCGAACGGGCTCCGGTTGGCACGGGACAGATATGCGTGATGTTGGAGGCAACCTCGGCCGACAACATGCACGCACTGCTCGAGTTTATGTACAAGGGCGAAGTACACGTGTCACAGAAAGCGCTGGAAAGTTTTCTGAAAGCGGCTGAGAACTTGCAG GTCAAAGGACTCACCACAGAGCACGGACGCTTTGCGAGCGCCAATGCCAGCCAACCGTCACAGTCACCGTTTCACGGGCCACCGAACGATCTGCCATCACCTGCCATTCGCCGCCAGCAGCGCAACAGCCTCTCGTCCTCGATGGAATCGATCAACCGGGCGGTAAAGCGGGAAACCGACAGTATAATCGCAAGCAGTGCAggaggtggcggtggtgcGGGTGGCAATGGATCCAGCCACGGTAGCGGCGCCGGTGGTGCTGGCACGGGCAATGTAAGTAGCGGTGCGGACCGAGGCAGCAGCGGCGCCCCGGACCGCACTGGTCGTGGAAGTGATCGAGGTgatggcggcggtggtggtggtggtggagggggaggtggtggtggcggcggtggcagtACCCCGGCGTCCAGTTTCTCCCCGTACCTGCAACCGTCGTCCTATCTGCAAGGATCCTACGAGAACCGCAAACGATCGCTACGATCACCGTTCTACGAGCATCAGGAAGCGACGCGGGACAGTGTGCTGCGGGATGGGAAAGCGAGCGCAGGCAACGGCAGTCCGGTAAGTGGCAGCAAAAACTATCGACCGTCCAGCAGTGGTTCTTCGGCGACACCAACGGAAGCAGACACCATACACACGGATCGGGATTCACCGCAACAGTCCAA CCGGTATGAAAATCACAGTCCCAGCACAACCCACCATGGCCACGGTAACGGACCGGTATCGTCAAACACAATGGATCGAGAGGATCGGAACGATCACAACGGCTCGGTGGATCACAAAGTGAAACACGAAAGTCGGGAAGGCAATGAG GCTGGTGCGGAAGATTTGCGCGTCAAAATGGAAATGCGACCCATCCAATCGCCGCTCAGGTCATCGGCACCGTCCACCCCAACCACACCGTTAGGCTTCATCAATGTGAAGGGTGGTTTGGAGGCGGCGATACCGTCAGTGGATATGTTGGGCATGATCAGCACACCGCGGGAAAGCGTAACGACGGCGGACG GTTTGCTTTGCGTTCCAGGCAAAAAGCTGCAGTGTCCACTGTGCGATCGGCAGTACGGCTACGAAACGAATCTGCGGGCGCACATACGCCAGCGGCATCAGGGAATACGTGTGCCATGTCCGTACTGCAGCCGAACGTTTACCCGCAACAACACCGTCAGAAGGCACATCGCCCGGGAGCACAAACAGCAAACGCAGTTTATGCCCAGCCAGCTGCACAGCTAA